A region of the Silene latifolia isolate original U9 population chromosome 9, ASM4854445v1, whole genome shotgun sequence genome:
AGCGACCCCGAACACGTGATAGAGaaacaggagaaaaataaataCGACCCGACACAGCCTCTCGAAcgcctcaaattgaagtgtatacacgttTTTCAGAATTCGAAGGTTCCGgaaaaatgtccgtaaatcacatggatgatttctcgggtcagaaaaagcggcctCACAAAATTTGAGGGGCACCAGAGGACATTTGAGGCTGCCCGTTTGCGATAGAGTAGTCATGGGCGGAAATAAGAGACTCGTTAAAAATGTTTTAATACTAGTTATTTggtgctgaaatcgaataggttaattcctgaaacgaCCCTTGAGACATGGTGAAATATCGGAAGAAAAAGAAGCACGATCTGGTAcggcctcccgaacggctcataaagaagtgtataatacaaggttttcgAGATTTCAGGGTCTCGAAACAAAAATATCTGTAAATCACAAGTACGATTTCTCGAATCAGTCTAAGCGGCCTCACAAATTTTGAGGAAAAACGGATGATATTTTAGGTTGTCAAGTTGCGATAATTAAGTGAGAGACAGAAATCGAATACTCGTTAAATTTGGTTTAATACTAGTTATTTGGAGCTGAAAATGATTAATGTAACTCCGGAAGCGACCCcgaacacgtggtagaaaaacgggagaaaaataAATACATACGACCCAAAATGGCTTCTCGAACGCCTCAAATTGAAAGGTAtaaatacacgtttttcgggattcgaagATCCGAAAACAAAAATATCCGTAAATCACATGGATGATTTCTCGGTCAGACAAACCGGCCTCACAAAATTTGAGGGGCAACAAAGGACATTTGAGGCTGCCCGTCTGCGATAAAGTAGTCATGGGTAGAAATCGGAGACTcgttaaaaatgtattaatacttgttatttggagCTGAAATCCAATAGTGTAACTCTTGAAGTGACCCTCGACACGTGGTGAGAAAACGAGAGAAAAAGAAGCACGATCCGGTTCGGCCTCCCGAAAGGCTccaaatgaagtgtataatacacggttttcgagatttctGAGTCTCAGAACAAATATCTGTAAATCACATGGATGATTTCTCGGATCAGCCTAAGCGGCCTCGCAAATTTTGGGGAAAAACGGATGATATTTAAGGTTTTCAGTGTTAGATAATTAAGCGAGAGACGGAAATCGGATACTCGTTAAAATTGGTTTAATACTATTTATTTGGAGCTGAAAATGAATAATGTAACTCTTGAAGCGAGCTcgaacacgtggtagaaaaacaggagaaaaagaaatacaaCCTGAAACGGCCTCTCGAAcgcctcaaattgaagtgtataatacacgtttttcgggattagaAGATCCCGGAACAAAAAATGCCTGTTAATCACGCGGATGATTTCTCGAGTCAGACAAAGCAGCCTCACAATATTTGAGGGGAACATAGGATATTTGAGGCTACCCGTGTGCGATAAACTAGTCATAGGCGGAACTCGGAGACTCATTACAAGTattttaatacttgttattttgggctgaaatcgaataaaaTAACTCCTGAAACGACCCTTGACACGTggtgaaaaactgggagaaaaagaagcacgatccggtacgacctttcgaatggctcaaaatgaagtgtaatgatacacggttttcaggattccagggtcaCCGAACAAAAATGTCTGTAAATCACAAAGACGATTTCTCGGGTCAGTCTATGCGTCTTGGCAAATTTGAGAAAGAACAGTGGACATTTGAGGCTACTAGTGTGCGATAAACAAGTCTTGGGTGAAAATCATATACTCGTTAAAAAGTGGATATTAGTTGTTATTTAGGGCTGAAATTGAATAGTGTAACTCTTGAAGTGATCTCGAAAGCGTGCAAGGTAGCCCGGGAAAAAAAAGAAACACGAGTAATACGgcctcccgaatggctcaaaatctagtgtataatacacggttttcgggattttagAGTACCAGAGCAAAAATTTTCGTAAATCACAGGGGCGGTTCTTGAGTAAAAAAAAGCAGCCTCAAATTTTTTTAGaagcaacggatgacatttgagtTTGTTGCGAGGTGCGATAAACCAGTCTCGGGCATAAATCGGATCACGTTGAAATTgatttaatacttgttatttggaaCTGAACTTGAACATGGTAACTCCTGAAGCGGCCTTGGTCACATGGTAGAAAAACTGGAAGAGATAGAAACACGACCTCGTACGGCCTCCCGAACAGTTCAAATTGAACTTTatattgaagtttataatatatGGTTTTCGGCATTCGAGGGTCCGGATACTCGTTACAAATTGTTTAGTACTATTTATTTGGAGTTGAAAATGAATAATGTAACTCCTAAAGCGACcccggacacgtggtagaaaaataggagaaaaaaaaTACGACCTGAAAAGGCCTCTCGAAcgcctcaaattgaagtgtataatacacgtttttcgggataCGAAAGTCCGGAACAAAAATCTCTGTAAATCacatggatgatttctcgggtcagacaaagcggccccacaaaatttgaggagcaacagTGAACGTTTGAGGCTGTCAGTGTGCGATAAATCAGTCTTAAGCGGAAGTCGGAGACTCGTTAAAATTGTTTTTATACTAGTATTGGGGCTGGAATCGAATAGGGTAATAACTTCTGAAGCGACTCTTGACAAGTGGTAAAAAAGCGGGGAGAAAAAGAACACGATCTGGTACGGACTCCTGAAcaggtcaaattgaagtgtataatatacggtttttgaGATATCATGATCTTGGAACAAAAATATATGTAAATCACAAGGACAATTTCTCGAATCAGCGGACTCACAAATTTTAGAAATGAGAGTTAATTAATTATACTCTTAATGGTACATATTACAAAAGGAAATTTCTAGAGAACATATATTTTGGCACGACATAACAATTGCTTTATGTTGGTAAGAAAAGTGTGAACAAATGTGATTCATATTTTAATGGTCTTATTTAAATAATGGTTACAAAATTACGTTTTATTACTTTAGATTAATATAATATGTCTGTAttcctttcaaaaaaaaatataatatgtcTGTTAATGAAATTTATTGGTCTTACTCAAGTTAATCTTAATGAATTAATGAAATTTAATGGTCTTAGTTAAGATAATCTTAATTAATACTCTtttcgtctcaatcatttgtttacctattttattttaaGGTGACTCAGTTAATTGTTAACTTTTCTATTTTATGAATGACTTTGATGAATAATTCGATCATCCACACTCAATTTGCCCAATTATCATTTAAAAATTGGTCttctcctttttctttagtctttATGACAAACTAAAAGTGAACAAATGACAAAGAGAGAGGAAGATAGCACATCTTATAAGCACATTTTATTTCCACTTCTATATCATGAATTGGATGTGAGAATCTTAATTTAAAACGATCTAAAACAAAAAATGGTGAATTTAATATACTGCAAACAGTTTTAACATGAATATTTGGTGCTTCTTATGTTATTAccattcctaaatatttataagaAGCAATTGTAACTGTTTTCATAATTGcatataaattaattttatttatgtttaaAATACCCATGCATAAATGCATGCATTAATTTCTTCAGATTTCTTGTATTATAAATTGCATAATATCGATATAACaaatcaaataaattataaacaattaacataattaACACTAATTTCACTTAGAAGATTTAATTATACAAGCATCATGGCTGACGATTTGCCATATATGGATGATAATATAATCGACCTTTCTCTTTTATTGTCATCGTCGCCGACTGTTGCTGCCGAAGAACTCAATAAACTTAGAAATTATTTGTCTTCTTGGGGATGCTTTCAGGTAATGTTAATCACGTACtaaatttttggatttaaaaaTCATTAGAAATGTAGAAAGTAATTGAAGGGTACAATCGATAATTTTCATAGTCGACTAGTCAAGGATATGGAACTGATTCAGTTCAGTTCCATATCGTTGACTGTGAGTCTTTGATCGTTTTATTAGACCAAATTTCATTGTATGCAATTGTTTATCATTCCAATCTAAAAACTCGATGTTTTGTAGTGTAGTTAATCTTGTAATTTCAATACGTTAGTGTTTTAATTATCGTGTatgttttttttaatatatagCTTGTTAATCATGGTATGTCACTCGAGTTTTTGGATGAAGTTCGCGACATTTGCAAAACATTCTTTAGACTTCCTCCAGAAGCGAAAGAACATTGTGCAAAGACACCAGACAATTCTCAAGGATATGGAACTGATTATATGCCTGACAATGGAAATCCGTCTAGCTATCGATTGCTTCTCACAATTTATCCTGAAGATCAACGACACCCTGACCGCTGGCCCAATACTCCTAACTTTAGGTATTCCCATCGTTTTATTTTATAAGTCGTTTTAGAAAGAATAAAAATCGTGCACGAGTAATTATActcaaccaagtggtgttagtccagtggtagccgggttaaaccttgaagcttgtagaaatgcaggagttgagaggtctcgggttcgactaccagctggggcgatgatcactttaCCCGCAGCTttcccgaagggggtggcttacatggtccatgtggtagtgcgggaatgcatgagcccggggggattcaaccccctcgtcatcaaaaaaaaaaaaaaaaaaaaaaattatactcaACATCTATTATAACATTTCTAAcgatttttcttcatttttgtGTAACACTCGAGAATTATTTAtgaaataaggaaactaataaagTATATTAATTTTGTCATTAATTGGAGACGGTTTTATAATATCATAAATCATATTCGATGACACTTACTTTATATACATGTATATCTAATTGTTTTATTTGGTTGACAATCTCATTTTCCAATTAAAATTCCACATGAAAGTTAAATAATAACAACGTACTAATAatataaaaatcgaaaattaaacaaacctttgaattttttttcttttgtaataAAAAAGGGATCAAGAAGGATTGTTTACGAGAGTATACCCGATGTTTTGTACAATATCGATTATAGGAACTCATGAGCGCGCACTTAAATCAACTGGTAAAGAGTTGTTTTAGCAGACCAGAGGTGTTGAGTTCAAGCCCTCTGAATGCAGCAATGTTAAATTTAACGATAATTGTTCCGATTTATGTAGGGATCTTATGTGGGAGTACACCTTAAAGGCGAAGACGGTCCATGACCAAGTAGTGCAAGCTATGGCGCGATctttgaatttggaagaaaatagTTTTCTAGATGGTTATGGAGAAAATTATCAAATCGCGGCACGAATTAACTATTATCCACCATTTCCATTTGCTGAACTTATTCGTCAAGTTAGTAAACATGCAGACATTTCTGCTACAACTCTTTTGCTTGTTGATAAGGAAGTTGAAGCTCTCGAGCTTGAAAAAGATGGTGATTGGTTTAAAGTTCCTATCATTCCTGAGGCCATTATGATCATTGTTGGTGATCAACTTGAGGTACTATCATTTTATCACATTTTCCGTCTTCTCGATTTCCAATACTATCATTCGTTTCATCCTGTTCTTCCATTTATGTGAAAATGTGAAAAACAAGACGAGGAGGTCTCTCTGTTTCAATCATTTATTTAACTTTTATTCTTTGagaaaatattttaataaaatatgtaaacaaatgattaagaaaaGGGAACGTTTAATTAGGCTGAATCAAAAAGATAATCTGAAAATGCGCGTGTTATTATACTTTCCCTCTATTCCATTAAAGTATAcgatgatacatgtggatttttagtatttgatgtttttttttgacatatttagtgtttttatttaattttaaaaaattaaattatttattcttctctcctttattacacttttttaccaaccactttcttatatgttttacttggtttacttttaaggcattccagATCCTTAATTCTaattcggttttcaaaatcgttttaatcttctctcgatttaaattttaagtttttataaaagaaatccggaattcgatttttaAACCTCTAAggttaccttgactttccattacattttcgctctcTCTTTTGTTttccattttcccttttctattcgcattttgaggtgtgcgttcacgagaaaaaggattgtacatcagatgtactacATCAGATTTAATGACTTtgtgagtttttgtgtatttttttcgagtactatagattttataaattacatttttgttttatgatgtcaaaaatcaaaattttttgagtttatatgtaatttttttagagttataatgtaactttttgagattaaagtttaagtaaataaactcaaaaactttataataaaactcaaaaattatagaataaaacttaaaaactttatcttaatactcaaaaactatattatctgatgtagtacatcagatgtataatcctcttactggtgcgttcacccatggacgattctaaaggatgattcatgtcaaccaactccaaatcattttgggattaaggctctgatgttgttgttgtataactcAGTGGACCAAAAACATAGATTAATAATTCGATTGAAAAATCTTACATGAATAAATTAATAAGTTTATTGTTATTATGTTAAGGAGtacgttttttctttttttttgaaaaaaatggTAAATAACCCAAATAAAGTTGATATTATGTTATGTATGATTGCTACGGCTTAATATACCGATAGCACACGTATAACGC
Encoded here:
- the LOC141600490 gene encoding codeine O-demethylase-like; the protein is MADDLPYMDDNIIDLSLLLSSSPTVAAEELNKLRNYLSSWGCFQLVNHGMSLEFLDEVRDICKTFFRLPPEAKEHCAKTPDNSQGYGTDYMPDNGNPSSYRLLLTIYPEDQRHPDRWPNTPNFRDLMWEYTLKAKTVHDQVVQAMARSLNLEENSFLDGYGENYQIAARINYYPPFPFAELIRQVSKHADISATTLLLVDKEVEALELEKDGDWFKVPIIPEAIMIIVGDQLEIMSNGIFKSAEHRQNPSPVKDRMSWAMFFSPDLEKEIAPFKELVTEDRPAMYKPITRYIDLFEKYYPKGIRPITAVKL